The Priestia megaterium NBRC 15308 = ATCC 14581 region CTTGTTTGGTAAGAAGCTCCATTCTCGTTTTATCTCCTAAAATACTTCCTCCAGACAAGGTACTGCTTGGATCAACTGCCAAAACTGCAACGGAATGGCCATTTTTGCATAGGTACGACCCAAATTTGTCAATCAGCGTACTTTTTCCCGCTCCGGGTACGCCTGTAAAACCAATGCGCACTGAATGCCCCGTATGAGGATAGATTTCTTTAATCAGCTGTTGTGCTATTACTTTATGCTTCGGCGCTTTACTTTCAATTAAAGTAATAGCTTGAGCTAACGCTGTTCTTTTTCCTTCAAGCAGCCCTTGTTTATAATCTTGTACCGTTTTTAATTTCACCAATTGTCTTCACCAACTATTCTTCTAACCGTTTCTTTATTTCATATAAAACAGAAACGGCCGCTTTTGGGATTACTGTTCCAGGTCCAAAGATTGCAGAAGCGCCGTGTTCTAAAAGAAATGAGTAGTCTTGTTTAGGAATAACACCTCCGACAATAACAACGATATCGTCGCGCTCTAATTTCTTTAACTCATCAACAAGCTGCGGCAGTAACGTTTTATGCCCGGCTGCCAAAGAGCTTATGCCAATCACATGTACGTCGTTTTCTACAGCTTGCCTTGCTGTTTCTTGAGGCGTTTGAAATAAAGGACCGATATCAACATCAAATCCAAGGTCAGCAAAGGCTGTTGAAATAACTTTCGATCCTCTGTCGTGACCGTCTTGCCCCATTTTTGCGACTAAAATTCTTGGGCGTCTTCCTTCTTCCTCTAAAAATTCAGCCGTGAGCTTTCGAACTTCTTCGATTTGATCTCGATGCACAAACTCCGCACTGTATACCCCGCTGACTGACTTAGAAGTAGCCTGGTGTCTTCCAGCCACTTTCTCAATAGCTTCTGAAATTTCACCTAGTGTAGCTCTAGCTCTCGCAGCTTCAACCGCAAAAGCAAGGAGATTCCCTTCACCTGTTTTGGCACAATTGGTAAGTCGATTAAGCGCTTCGATTACCGCTTGTTCGTCACGTTCACTGCGTATTTTCTTTAACTTTTCCAGCTGCTTCATTCGAACTGCTGTGTTATCAATATCAAGAATATCAAGCGGTTCTTCTTGCTCCGGCTGAAACTGATTCACACCTACAATAATTTCTGCCTGCGAGTCTATTCTTGCTTGTCTGCGCGCAGCGGCTTCTTCTATCTTCATTTTAGGTACGCCTGCTTCTATTGCTTTTGTCATTCCGCCGAGCTTCTCTATTTCCTCAAGGTGCTTCCACGCTTTTATCATTAATTCATTCGTTAATGATTCCACATAATAAGAGCCTCCCCAAGGATCAATAACGGAACAAATCTCCGTTTCATTTTGTAAATAAAGCTGCGTATTTCGGGCAATTCTAGCTGAAAAATCAGTTGGAAGAGCAATCGCTTCATCCAGTGCGTTTGTATGAAGCGACTGCGTATGTCCTGATACTGCAGCCAAAGCTTCGACGCATGTTCTAATAACATTATTAAATGGATCCTGCTCCGTTAAGCTCCAGCCGGACGTTTGAGAATGCGTTCTAAGAGCTAAAGATTTAGGATTATTCGGTTCAAACTGCTTCATTAGTTTTGCCCATAGCAGCCTCCCTGCTCTCATTTTCGCTACTTCCATAAAATAGTTCATTCCAATTGCCCAGAAAAAGGACAGCCTCGGAGCAAATGCGTCAATTGTAATTCCCGCTTTCAAGCCGGTTCGTACATATTCAAGTCCATCTGCAAGCGTATAAGCAAGCTCTAAGTCTGCTGGAGCACCTGCTTCTTGCATATGATAGCCTGATATACTGATACTGTTAAATTTCGGCATGTACTCCGCTGTATATTTAAAAATATCCGCAATGATTCGCATTGACATCTCAGGAGGATAAATATACGTATTGCGCACCATATATTCTTTTAAAATATCATTTTGAATCGTTCCAGCCAGCTTTTCTTTTTTTACGCCTTGTTCTTCAGCTGTTACGATGTAGAAAGCTAAAATAGGAAGCACCGCCCCGTTCATTGTCATCGACACGGACATTTGATCAAGCGGAATCCCTTCAAACAGCTGCTTCATATCTATCATTGAATCAATTGCCACACCTGCTTTCCCTACATCTCCAACAACTCTTGGATGATCAGAGTCGTAGCCGCGGTGGGTAGCAAGATCAAAAGCAACAGACAGCCCTTTCTGTCCAGCAGCTAGGTTTCGGCGGTAAAAGGCATTGCTTTCCTCCGCCGTTGAGTATCCTGCATACTGCCTAATAGTCCAAGGCCGATTCACATACATCGTGGCATACGGTCCTCTCACAAACGGTGGGACACCAGGTGCAAAGTGAATAAAATCGAGGCTATCTCTGTCTTTTTTTGTATATACTGATTTTAATTCAATTTGTTCATTTGTTTGAAAAGCAGTGAATGAACTTTGAGTCACGTCATCTTCCCTTTGCTGCTTTGAAAATGATAATGGAATATTAGAAAAAGAAGGCTTTTTATACATGAACTTCTACCTCCAAAGCACATAATAACTTCTTAACGCATTGAATAACATTCGTCTTAGGATGTATGACGCTCATTACACCTTTTTGCTGCCACTGCGTTTTGCGTGATACATGTTCTTCCCCTACTACGTACACATAAACGGAATCTTCCTCAAAATAAGTCATCGCTTTTGTTAAGAGCTTTTCCACGAGTTCATCACTTCCACAGATCACATATGCTTCGTGCTTTTGTTCATTCATCCAATCTGCTATCTCGACATAGGAATCTATGTTTTTAATTGTTTCACACGCAAAGCCTGCACTTTCAAATAAAGATCGGGCAATCTCAGCTTTTTTACGGCTGTTAGGATCGGTGAGCTCCATAATGCCAATGCTCATTCCCTTTGTATAAACCCGTATTTTTTCAAACTTCTCTGCTGCTCTCCACTTAGTGAGCGGCACAACACTGTCAGGCTGTGTCTGCTTCGCCATTTGTTTTAGCATCCACCCTGCTGTTACCCCTTTAGATGCTAGCTTTGTATAATCCTCTAGGGAAAGATTTGATGAAAATTCCGAAGCGTTCTGATCACTGTATTTATCCATTTTTATTTCTTCTTTTCTAAACGGCGTGCTTTGTATCTCTTGAGATACATCCTGTTGCTTAGGAGCATAGTGTGTGACTCCGATCAAGCGCTCAATTCGGCACTCTATATTCTCTTGTCTTTTTACTTTCATTTGTTCAACTTCATCTTGAATTCGCCCTTGTTTTAAAGCTTCTTCCATTCCGCCGTGGTCTTCAATATTGCCAAATAACTCCCAAGCTTTTGTCATTAATTCATGTGTGTAGGCTTCAACGTACCAAGAGCCTCCGGCAGGATCCGTTACTTTTGATATATGTGTTTCGTGCTGCAAAATTAAGTGAGTGTTACGGGCAAGGCGATGAGCGAACTGAGAAGATGAAGACGTGACAGAATCATATGGCTCAATATGCAGACTATCCGCTCCTCCTACAATAGAAGCAAATGCTTGAACCGTGTTCCTTAATGCATTTGTATACATGTCTTCTTTAGACTGTGTAAGATGTGACGTTTCTGTATGGATAAACGGCACTGAAACGGCCGTGTCATCAAAAGCACGAACCACATTTGCCCAAAGCATGCGAAAAGCACGAAGTTTTGATATTTCCATAAATAAATGTGAGCTAACTGAAAAAGAAAAGGTCATATGAGGTAAAACTTGATGTAAGGACAAACCGCGTTTTATGCATTCATCAATATACTGCACACCTGTAGCAAGCATGTAAGCTAGTTCTTGAACAGCGTTTGCACCGCTGTTATGGTAAGGAATGCTTGATACAATGATCGTTTTGAGCTCTGGAACATTACTGTGAGCCAAACGCGTTGCGTAAGCTAAATGATCGTATAAATCTCGAGTAGAAAGTGGAACTCTTCCATATTCAGCAAGGGTGCCGAGCGGATCCATTCCAACCGTTCCTTTTAGCTGTCTCATATTAAAGTTATGATCAACACAGTATGCTTTTAGAAACGAAAGAAGCGGAACGGATGTACATCCCGTATTTAAAAATAAAGGCACCGCTTCAAGAGCTACATGCTGAAACAAATGAGCAACATCCTCTAAAGTAGAAATTGTAGTGCCTGAGACTACTTCAGCTTCAGTTGCTTCATCAACGTCTTTCCCTTGCCTCATTGCTTCACTGCATGTAAAAGCGGCCGTATTTTGTCCATTTCTCAAACTGTGTAAAAGAAGTTTATTGCTTTCTTTAATAGAAGGTAAGTCGATTTTTTGGGTGATTTCCCATTCCCCTAGTATGTATGATTCTTTACCGGCTCCTCTTAAACAATCTATTCCCGCCGGACTCTGCTGTAAGTAGTCTAAATGTGCCGTATCACTTTCGAAATAAAGCGGTTTCAAAAAGATGTTTTCCAACGTTTCTTTTGAAGAGATCGCGGTATTTTTGCTAACTTCCTGTGCCCAATCTTCTTTAGGTGTACGTGTAAATTCATGAAATGATAATGTATTTGTTTTCATTTCCATGCCCCTTTACAGTTAATAGCTGCCTGCTAAACCGAGATGATTACACTTTGAAGTTTGATGATTCTTCTTTTATTTTAATACATCTTTTACAAATTGTTCAATCATTGCTTCAAAATAAAAAGAGGCCGAGACATAATTAACCTACGTTTACCATCACCATAAAAAAATCCGAACGAGTTGGATTCTCTTTCAAGAATCTCAATTCATCGTTCGGATCTTCCTTCAGCTAAAATATTTTTGTGCCAGCCTCTGTTTTAATAGACGGACGTATTCTCTTTAGAAGTAGATTCTAAAATCTCTTTAACTCTTGCCAAGAATCTGCCGCACACCAAGCCGTCTAACACGCGGTGATCAAGTGATAAACATAAGTTAACCATATCTCGAACAGCAATCATGTTATCAATAATAACCGGACGTTTTACAATAGATTCTACTTGTAAAATAGCCGCTTGCGGGTAATTAATAATCCCCATTGATTGAACGGAACCAAATGATCCTGTGTTGTTAACAGTAAACGTTCCGCCCTGCATGTCTTCAGACTTCAATGAACCCGTACGAACTTTTTGCGCGAGCTCTGTAATTTCACGCGCAATACCTTTGATTGTCTTTTCATCGGCTTGTTTAATAACCGGCACAAATAAAGCATCGTCTGTTGCAACAGCAATGGATACATTAATGTCCTTTTTCTGAACAATACGGTCTCCTGCCCACATTGAATTCATTTGAGGGAATTCTTTTAAAGCTTGAGCCACTGCTTTTACGAAGAACGCAAAATACGTTAAGTTAAAACCTTCTTTTTGTTTGAACTCCGTCTTTAATGCATCACGATAAGAAACTAAGTTCGTTACATCAACTTCAACCATTGTCCATGCATGCGGAATTTCGTGCTTGCTGCGAAGCATATTTGCTGCAATAGCTTTACGCACGCCTGTAACAGGGATTTCTTGATCTCCTGCTGCAGACACAACCGGCGCGGGCTGCTGCGTTTTTGGAGCAGCAGCTGCTACAGGTGCTTCTGGCTGAACTGTTGATGGAGGTGTTTCTTTCACTTCAGCAGCTCCGCCTTTTTCAATAACAGCTAAAATATCTTTTCTCGTAATGCGGCCGCCCGCCCCTGTTCCTGTCACGGTATCTAAATTAATATTATGCTCTTGTGATAGACGCATAACAGCTGGAGAGTATCGACTTTTATTGGATTGACTGTCCGCTGTTTTTGACGCTGATTCTTCTACAGTCTTATCAGATGTTTTCTGTTCTTTTTGAGGTACAGTTCCTTCTACTTCAATTAAACAAATCACTTCTCCTACAGGCAAAGTATCATCTTCACCTGCAATTAACTCTTTAATTGTTCCACTAAAAGAAGAAGGCACTTCAGCATTTACTTTATCCGTCATGACTTCAGCTAACGGGTCGTACTTATTTACGTGATCTCCAACAGAAACGAGCCATTTGCTAATTGTACCTTCTGTTACACTTTCACCGAGCTGCGGCATCGTAATTTTTTCAATAGCCAATTGATACAACTCCTTTTAAAATTGAGCTAATTCTCTCATTGCTTTTTCTACTTTATCGGGATTCACCATAAAATATTTTTCCATTGTTGGTGCATACGGCATAGCTGGAACATCAGGGCCAGCAAGGCGCTGAATTGGCGCATCTAAATCGAATAAGCAGTGTTCAGCAATAATAGCTGCTACTTCGCTCATGATGCTGCCTTCTTTGTTGTCTTCCGTTAAAAGCAGTACTTTACCTGTTTTAGATGCTGCTTCAATAATAGCTTCTTTATCAAGCGGATAGACCGTTCTTAAATCTAAGATGTGTGCTGAAATACCGTCTGCTTCCAGTTTTTCAGCAGCTTGAAGAGCAAAGTGTACACAAAGACCATATGTAATAACCGTGATGTCGTCTCCTTCTCTCTTTACATCTGCTTTGCCAATCGGAAGTATATAATCATCTTCAGGGACTTCTCCTTTAATCAAACGGTACGCACGCTTATGCTCAAAGAAAAGAACTGGATCATCATCACGAATAGCTGCTTTTAATAATCCCTTTACGTCATAAGGCGTAGAAGGCATCACAATCTTTAACCCTGGCGTATTGGCAAATAGGGCTTCAACAGATTGAGAATGATAAAGAGCACCGTGAACTCCGCCGCCGTAAGGAGCTCGAATTGTAATTGGACAACTCCAATCATTATTAGAACGATAGCGAATTTTCGCTGCTTCTGACACAATTTGATTGACTGCAGGCATAATAAAATCAGCAAATTGCATTTCAGCAATCGGACGCATGCCGTACATTGCCGCTCCGATTCCTACGCCTGCAATAGCAGACTCTGCAAGAGGTGTGTCAATGACTCTTTCTTCCCCGAACTGTTCGTATAGTCCGTTGGTCGCTTTAAATACGCCGCCTTTTTTCCCTACGTCTTCTCCTAATACAAACACGCGGGAATCTCTTTCCATTTCTTCACGAATGGCCATTGTTACTGCATCAATATATGAAATAACGGGCATATGTTCTCCTCCTTACTCACCGTACACGTATTTTAAAGCCGATTCCGCTTCTGCATAAGGAGCGTTTTCAGCATAATCTGTTGCATCATTAACGATGTTCATAATATCATCAAGCATTTGTTTTTCTCGTTCATCGGTTAACACGTTAACCTCTTTTAAATAAGTCGCAAAATACGCCAGCGGATCGCTCTTTTTAGCTTCAGACAATTCTTCTGCTCCGCGATATGCACGATCATCGTCATCACTTGAATGGGCAGTCAAACGCTCTGAAACAGTTTCAATAAGAGTAGGCCCTTCTCCTCTGGATGCACGATCTCTTGCTTCTTTTACCACTCGGTATACTTCAAGGACATCGTTTCCATCAATTGTGTAGCCTGGCATACCATACCCAATTGCACGATCAGATACTTTTGCGCATCCTAGCTGCTTTTCAACCGGAACAGAAATCGCATACTTGTTATTTTCACACATAAAGATAACAGGAAGCTTATGAACACCTGCAAAGTTCGCGCCTTCGTGGAAATCTCCTTGGTTAGAAGATCCTTCTCCAAACGTCACAAACGTTACTAAGTCTTTTTTCTCCAATCGTCCTGCTAAAGCGATTCCTACAGCATGAGGCACCTGTGTTGTAACTGGAGAAG contains the following coding sequences:
- a CDS encoding alpha-ketoacid dehydrogenase subunit beta codes for the protein MPVISYIDAVTMAIREEMERDSRVFVLGEDVGKKGGVFKATNGLYEQFGEERVIDTPLAESAIAGVGIGAAMYGMRPIAEMQFADFIMPAVNQIVSEAAKIRYRSNNDWSCPITIRAPYGGGVHGALYHSQSVEALFANTPGLKIVMPSTPYDVKGLLKAAIRDDDPVLFFEHKRAYRLIKGEVPEDDYILPIGKADVKREGDDITVITYGLCVHFALQAAEKLEADGISAHILDLRTVYPLDKEAIIEAASKTGKVLLLTEDNKEGSIMSEVAAIIAEHCLFDLDAPIQRLAGPDVPAMPYAPTMEKYFMVNPDKVEKAMRELAQF
- a CDS encoding methylmalonyl-CoA mutase family protein, translating into MKTNTLSFHEFTRTPKEDWAQEVSKNTAISSKETLENIFLKPLYFESDTAHLDYLQQSPAGIDCLRGAGKESYILGEWEITQKIDLPSIKESNKLLLHSLRNGQNTAAFTCSEAMRQGKDVDEATEAEVVSGTTISTLEDVAHLFQHVALEAVPLFLNTGCTSVPLLSFLKAYCVDHNFNMRQLKGTVGMDPLGTLAEYGRVPLSTRDLYDHLAYATRLAHSNVPELKTIIVSSIPYHNSGANAVQELAYMLATGVQYIDECIKRGLSLHQVLPHMTFSFSVSSHLFMEISKLRAFRMLWANVVRAFDDTAVSVPFIHTETSHLTQSKEDMYTNALRNTVQAFASIVGGADSLHIEPYDSVTSSSSQFAHRLARNTHLILQHETHISKVTDPAGGSWYVEAYTHELMTKAWELFGNIEDHGGMEEALKQGRIQDEVEQMKVKRQENIECRIERLIGVTHYAPKQQDVSQEIQSTPFRKEEIKMDKYSDQNASEFSSNLSLEDYTKLASKGVTAGWMLKQMAKQTQPDSVVPLTKWRAAEKFEKIRVYTKGMSIGIMELTDPNSRKKAEIARSLFESAGFACETIKNIDSYVEIADWMNEQKHEAYVICGSDELVEKLLTKAMTYFEEDSVYVYVVGEEHVSRKTQWQQKGVMSVIHPKTNVIQCVKKLLCALEVEVHV
- the scpA gene encoding methylmalonyl-CoA mutase; its protein translation is MYKKPSFSNIPLSFSKQQREDDVTQSSFTAFQTNEQIELKSVYTKKDRDSLDFIHFAPGVPPFVRGPYATMYVNRPWTIRQYAGYSTAEESNAFYRRNLAAGQKGLSVAFDLATHRGYDSDHPRVVGDVGKAGVAIDSMIDMKQLFEGIPLDQMSVSMTMNGAVLPILAFYIVTAEEQGVKKEKLAGTIQNDILKEYMVRNTYIYPPEMSMRIIADIFKYTAEYMPKFNSISISGYHMQEAGAPADLELAYTLADGLEYVRTGLKAGITIDAFAPRLSFFWAIGMNYFMEVAKMRAGRLLWAKLMKQFEPNNPKSLALRTHSQTSGWSLTEQDPFNNVIRTCVEALAAVSGHTQSLHTNALDEAIALPTDFSARIARNTQLYLQNETEICSVIDPWGGSYYVESLTNELMIKAWKHLEEIEKLGGMTKAIEAGVPKMKIEEAAARRQARIDSQAEIIVGVNQFQPEQEEPLDILDIDNTAVRMKQLEKLKKIRSERDEQAVIEALNRLTNCAKTGEGNLLAFAVEAARARATLGEISEAIEKVAGRHQATSKSVSGVYSAEFVHRDQIEEVRKLTAEFLEEEGRRPRILVAKMGQDGHDRGSKVISTAFADLGFDVDIGPLFQTPQETARQAVENDVHVIGISSLAAGHKTLLPQLVDELKKLERDDIVVIVGGVIPKQDYSFLLEHGASAIFGPGTVIPKAAVSVLYEIKKRLEE
- a CDS encoding dihydrolipoamide acetyltransferase family protein → MAIEKITMPQLGESVTEGTISKWLVSVGDHVNKYDPLAEVMTDKVNAEVPSSFSGTIKELIAGEDDTLPVGEVICLIEVEGTVPQKEQKTSDKTVEESASKTADSQSNKSRYSPAVMRLSQEHNINLDTVTGTGAGGRITRKDILAVIEKGGAAEVKETPPSTVQPEAPVAAAAPKTQQPAPVVSAAGDQEIPVTGVRKAIAANMLRSKHEIPHAWTMVEVDVTNLVSYRDALKTEFKQKEGFNLTYFAFFVKAVAQALKEFPQMNSMWAGDRIVQKKDINVSIAVATDDALFVPVIKQADEKTIKGIAREITELAQKVRTGSLKSEDMQGGTFTVNNTGSFGSVQSMGIINYPQAAILQVESIVKRPVIIDNMIAVRDMVNLCLSLDHRVLDGLVCGRFLARVKEILESTSKENTSVY
- a CDS encoding thiamine pyrophosphate-dependent dehydrogenase E1 component subunit alpha; this encodes MTKNRHESLGLTDEQVLEMYRTMLLARKIDERMWLLNRAGKVPFVISCQGQEAAQVGAAFALNRENDYILPYYRDLGVVLAFGMTARDLMLSGFAKAEDPNSGGRQMPGHFGHKEKRIVTGSSPVTTQVPHAVGIALAGRLEKKDLVTFVTFGEGSSNQGDFHEGANFAGVHKLPVIFMCENNKYAISVPVEKQLGCAKVSDRAIGYGMPGYTIDGNDVLEVYRVVKEARDRASRGEGPTLIETVSERLTAHSSDDDDRAYRGAEELSEAKKSDPLAYFATYLKEVNVLTDEREKQMLDDIMNIVNDATDYAENAPYAEAESALKYVYGE